The following are encoded in a window of Osmia bicornis bicornis chromosome 15, iOsmBic2.1, whole genome shotgun sequence genomic DNA:
- the LOC114880813 gene encoding S-methyl-5'-thioadenosine phosphorylase-like, translating to MAKHNVKIGIIGGSGLDSPQNQILNCCTITTREEAKNDFGLPSSDLYHGNINGVDVILLSRHGPGHKIGPSEVNYRANIEALKLAGCTHVLASTACGSLQESISRGQLIIPDSFLDRTIARKVTLYDGTSPKYKGVCHIPMEPAFDPSTSEILFEIGKELGYEIRKGGTIVTIEGPRFSSKAESNALRLWGGHLVNMTTCPEVYLAKEAGLLYASIAMATDYDCWRDCEDNVHAADVIAVFKQNVNKIKNILVKAVEVINERYWDKEISCLQKLCQTSNVSS from the exons ATGGCTAAACATAATGTAAAG aTTGGAATAATTGGTGGTTCTGGTTTGGACAGTCCACAGAATCAGATATTAAATTGTTGTACAATCACCACACGGGAAGAAGcaaaaaatgattttggaTTACCATCTAGTGATCTTTATCATGGTAATATTAATGGTGTAGATGTCATCTTGTTATCGAG ACATGGACCAGGTCATAAAATAGGCCCCAGTGAAGTAAATTACCGAGCAAATATTGAAGCTTTAAAATTAGCTGGATGTACTCATGTTCTTGCATCAACAGCCTGTGGTTCTTTACAAGAATCCATTTCTAGAGGACAACTAATTATTCCTGATAGTTTTTTAGATAGAACAATAGCTAGAAAGGTAACTTTATATGATGGTACTTCACCAAAATATAAAg GTGTATGCCACATACCAATGGAACCAGCTTTTGATCCAAGTACATCTGAAATACTATTTGAAATTGGAAAAGAATTAGGATATGAAATAAGAAAAGGTGGAACAATAGTAACTATAGAGGGACCTCGTTTTTCCTCAAAAGCTGAGAGTAATGCATTACGCCTATGGGGCGGACACTTAGTTAATATGACTACATGCCCAGAG GTATATCTAGCAAAAGAAGCAGGACTTTTATATGCAAGTATAGCAATGGCAACAGATTACGATTGTTGGAGAGATTGTGAAGATAATGTTCATGCAGCAGATGTAATAGCAGTATTTAaacaaaatgttaataaaataaagaatatacTTGTAAAAGCAGTTGAAGTTATTAATGAAAGATATTGGGACAAAGAAATTAGTTGTTTACAg aAATTGTGCCAAACCAGTAATGTCTCTTCTTGA
- the LOC114880811 gene encoding V-type proton ATPase subunit C isoform X2, protein MTEYWLISAPGDKTCQQTWETMNDLTSKQHSLSVNYKFHIPDLKVGTLDQLVGLSDDLGKLDTYVEQVTRKVATYLGEVLEDQRDKLHENLMANNSQTSVDGESSSPEGGPDTPPNTPVTPSHKTSREHHKQWKESEKCEPEPATCLGQHHHQRHHHHHEHHHSHKHHNHTSDFEKKSSHSPQGICDVRSSNDPLSAYSCYHAHWCAASTSSTPIPSPTPTSPSLSLSSNCSSEGETRWQSALRHRTTEKADQSTSNRKSLGNDDDDDDDDEDDVDQNNDQDQDQDHSGNLPNPGDLPSYITRFQWDMAKYPIKQSLRNIADIISKQVGQIDADLKTKSTTYNNLKGSLQNLEKKQTGSLLTRNLADLVKKEHFILDSEYLTTLLVIVPRANFHDWYSGYEKLTNMIVPRSSQLIIQDADYGLFTITLFKKVIDEFKLHAREKKFIVRDFTYNEEELAAGKNEITKLVTDKKKQFGPLVRWLKVNFSECFCAWIHVKALRVFVESVLRYGLPVNFQAILLHPHKKCARRLRDVLNQLYAHLDSSATSSAGNQDSVDIPGLGFGQNDYFPYVYYKINVDMVDNKV, encoded by the exons ATGACAGAATATTGGTTGATATCTGCACCAGGGGACAAAACATGTCAGCAAACATGGGAAACCATGAACGATTTAACATCAAAGCAACATTCTTTGTCAGTCAATTACAAATTTCACATCCCTGATCTGAAGGTTGGAACATTAGATCAGCTGGTTGGTCTCTCAGATGATTTAGGAAAGCTTGACACCTATGTTGAACAAGTGACACGCAAGGTAGCAACATATTTGGGAGAAGTTTTAGAAGATCAAAGGGACAAGCTCCATGAAAATCTTATGGCTAACAATA GTCAAACGTCAGTGGATGGGGAGAGCTCGAGCCCCGAAGGGGGTCCGGACACCCCGCCAAACACCCCCGTCACCCCATCACACAAGACTTCAAGGGAGCACCACAAGCAGTGGAAGGAATCGGAGAAATGTGAACCAGAACCGGCCACCTGTTTAGGTCAGCATCATCACCAGcgtcatcatcatcatcacgAGCATCATCACAGTCATAAACATCATAATCACACTTCTGATTTTGAGAAGAAGTCATCACACAGCCCTCAAGGCATCTGTGATGTTCGATCATCAAATGATCCCTTATCAGCATATTCATGCTACCACGCGCATTGGTGCGCTGCTTCTACCTCTTCCACACCTATTCCTAGTCCTACTCCTACAAGTCCAAGTCTTTCCCTTTCATCAAACTGTAGCAGCGAAGGAGAGACCAGATGGCAGTCGGCGCTGCGTCATCGGACTACCGAGAAAGCAGATCAGTCTACCTCCAATCGAAAATCGCTCGGCaatgacgacgacgatgacgacgacgacgaagacGATGTGGATCAAAACAACGACCAAGACCAAGACCAAGACCATAGCGGCAATTTGCCCAATCCAG GTGATCTACCATCTTATATAACTCGATTCCAGTGGGATATGGCAAAATATCCTATCAAACAATCATTGAGAAACATTGCTGATATAATCAGCAAACAAGTTGGTCAGATTGATGCAGATCTCAAAACGAAATCTACAACGTACAACAATTTAAAAGGCAGTTTACAAAATCTTGAAAAGAAACAAAC agGAAGTTTATTAACAAGAAATTTGGCAGATTTGGTGAAAAAAGAACATTTCATCCTGGATAGTGAATATCTAACTACTTTACTTGTAATTGTGCCAAg AGCAAACTTCCATGATTGGTACAGCGGATATGAAAAGTTAACGAATATGATTGTACCACGTAGCTCACAGCTTATTATTCAAGATGCTGACTATGGATTATTTACTATTACTTTATTCAAGAAAGTCATTGATGAATTTAAGTTACATGCTCGTGAGAAAAAATTTATCGTTCGTGATTTTACATACAATGAAGAAGAATTAGCGGCAG GAAAAAATGAGATAACAAAATTGGTAAccgataaaaagaaacaatttgGCCCGCTTGTGCGTTGGTTGAAAGTTAATTTCAGTGAATGTTTCTGTGCATGGATTCATGTAAAAGCCCTACGTGTATTTGTAGAGTCTGTCCTAAG GTACGGCTTGCCTGTAAATTTCCAAGCAATACTACTGCATCCTCATAAAAAATGTGCAAGACGATTACGTGATGTTCTTAATCAGCTTTATGCTCATCTAGATTCCTCTGCTACATCTTCTGCAGGAAATCAAGAT AGTGTGGATATACCAGGATTAGGTTTTGGTCAAAATGACTATTTTCCTTATGTGTATTATAAAATCAACGTAGATATGGTCGACAATAAGGTTTAA
- the LOC114880812 gene encoding replication termination factor 2, with the protein MGCDGGTIPRRDELVRVKKKPEQKDKEAELAFKWRHCSIKQLPLQAPVVGCALGRLYSKESVLEGLLDRSTLPKSAEHIKSLKDIKNLNLTGNPAFDGNKAKKGDCYTDEGRSPYICPVIGLEMNGKYKFCFLWSCGCVMSERALKEVKTTICHQCQQPFTETDIVIINAEGDDFKLMETNMMLRKTLKKKFKKQKLSEDNQTEDVKQEEAPKKKIKKDDKVAATKVNNRCEAEDPAYKKVKDNYSVAKDPKASEVFKSIFTTHKSAAEQDRAHWITYNPFYN; encoded by the exons ATGGGTTGCGATGGTGGAACTATTCCTCGTAGGGATGAACTTGTAAGAGTTAAAAAGAAGCCAGAACAG AAAGATAAGGAGGCAGAATTAGCATTCAAATGGAGACATTGTTCAATAAAACAATTACCACTACAGGCACCAGTTGTTGGCTGTGCTCTAGGACGTCTTTATAGCAAAGAATCTGTATTGGAAGGCCTTCTTGATAGAAGCACACTTCCAAAATCAGCTGAACATATCAAAAGCTTAAAAGATATAAAGAATTTAAATCTGACAGGAAATCCAGCATTCGATGGTAATAAAGCTAAAAAGGGTGACTGTTATACAGATGAGGGTAGAAGTCCTTACATTTGTCCTGTTATTGGATTGGAGATGAATGGCAAATACAAGTTTTGCTTCTTATGGTCATGTGGATGTGTAATGAGTGAACGTGCACTTAAAGAAGTCAAAACTACA aTTTGTCATCAGTGTCAGCAACCTTTTACTGAGacagatattgttattataaatgCAGAAGGTGATGATTTCAAATTGATGGAAACAAATATGATGCTTAGAAAGACgcttaaaaagaaatttaaaaaacagaaACTTAGCGAGGATAATCAAACTGAAGATGTTAAACAAGAAGAAGCaccaaagaaaaaaattaagaaagatGATAAAGTTGCTGCCACTAAAGTAAATAACAGATGTGAAGCTGAAGATCCGGcatataaaaaagttaaagATAATTACAGTGTTGCTAAAGATCCCAAGGCATCAGAAgtttttaaaagtatttttactACTCATAAATCGGCAGCAGAACAAGATAGAGCGCATTGGATTACATACAATCCATTTTACAATTAa
- the LOC114880811 gene encoding V-type proton ATPase subunit C isoform X1 has protein sequence MTEYWLISAPGDKTCQQTWETMNDLTSKQHSLSVNYKFHIPDLKVGTLDQLVGLSDDLGKLDTYVEQVTRKVATYLGEVLEDQRDKLHENLMANNSDLPSYITRFQWDMAKYPIKQSLRNIADIISKQVGQIDADLKTKSTTYNNLKGSLQNLEKKQTGSLLTRNLADLVKKEHFILDSEYLTTLLVIVPRANFHDWYSGYEKLTNMIVPRSSQLIIQDADYGLFTITLFKKVIDEFKLHAREKKFIVRDFTYNEEELAAGKNEITKLVTDKKKQFGPLVRWLKVNFSECFCAWIHVKALRVFVESVLRYGLPVNFQAILLHPHKKCARRLRDVLNQLYAHLDSSATSSAGNQDSVDIPGLGFGQNDYFPYVYYKINVDMVDNKV, from the exons ATGACAGAATATTGGTTGATATCTGCACCAGGGGACAAAACATGTCAGCAAACATGGGAAACCATGAACGATTTAACATCAAAGCAACATTCTTTGTCAGTCAATTACAAATTTCACATCCCTGATCTGAAGGTTGGAACATTAGATCAGCTGGTTGGTCTCTCAGATGATTTAGGAAAGCTTGACACCTATGTTGAACAAGTGACACGCAAGGTAGCAACATATTTGGGAGAAGTTTTAGAAGATCAAAGGGACAAGCTCCATGAAAATCTTATGGCTAACAATA GTGATCTACCATCTTATATAACTCGATTCCAGTGGGATATGGCAAAATATCCTATCAAACAATCATTGAGAAACATTGCTGATATAATCAGCAAACAAGTTGGTCAGATTGATGCAGATCTCAAAACGAAATCTACAACGTACAACAATTTAAAAGGCAGTTTACAAAATCTTGAAAAGAAACAAAC agGAAGTTTATTAACAAGAAATTTGGCAGATTTGGTGAAAAAAGAACATTTCATCCTGGATAGTGAATATCTAACTACTTTACTTGTAATTGTGCCAAg AGCAAACTTCCATGATTGGTACAGCGGATATGAAAAGTTAACGAATATGATTGTACCACGTAGCTCACAGCTTATTATTCAAGATGCTGACTATGGATTATTTACTATTACTTTATTCAAGAAAGTCATTGATGAATTTAAGTTACATGCTCGTGAGAAAAAATTTATCGTTCGTGATTTTACATACAATGAAGAAGAATTAGCGGCAG GAAAAAATGAGATAACAAAATTGGTAAccgataaaaagaaacaatttgGCCCGCTTGTGCGTTGGTTGAAAGTTAATTTCAGTGAATGTTTCTGTGCATGGATTCATGTAAAAGCCCTACGTGTATTTGTAGAGTCTGTCCTAAG GTACGGCTTGCCTGTAAATTTCCAAGCAATACTACTGCATCCTCATAAAAAATGTGCAAGACGATTACGTGATGTTCTTAATCAGCTTTATGCTCATCTAGATTCCTCTGCTACATCTTCTGCAGGAAATCAAGAT AGTGTGGATATACCAGGATTAGGTTTTGGTCAAAATGACTATTTTCCTTATGTGTATTATAAAATCAACGTAGATATGGTCGACAATAAGGTTTAA